Proteins encoded in a region of the Flavobacterium sp. PMTSA4 genome:
- a CDS encoding Crp/Fnr family transcriptional regulator, which produces MYEELKYWYLRDHKLFRTLSFAQIKQLCIITGYKKAKKGDVIYFSSSDVPRVFLLKKGNIKIVSIDEEGNETIKDIIQKGDLFGELELDSDTNSNEYAKALTDEVAICSFLLSDFENLLLKHPNLALSYTKFVGLKMKRLKNNYANLMSKDAKTRLVSFLKDWSEREGKREGNKVFIENYLTQNDIAQIICTSRQTATILLKELEESGLMYYGRKEIIIEDISKL; this is translated from the coding sequence ATGTATGAAGAATTAAAATATTGGTATTTGCGCGATCATAAACTGTTCAGAACTTTGAGTTTTGCTCAAATAAAACAATTATGCATCATAACAGGTTATAAAAAAGCAAAAAAAGGAGATGTTATTTATTTCTCATCGTCTGACGTACCAAGAGTTTTTTTACTTAAAAAAGGAAACATCAAAATTGTTTCTATTGATGAAGAAGGAAACGAAACCATAAAAGATATTATCCAAAAAGGCGACTTATTTGGAGAACTTGAACTCGATAGTGACACTAATTCAAATGAATATGCTAAAGCATTAACCGATGAAGTAGCCATTTGTAGTTTTCTTTTATCAGACTTTGAAAATCTTTTGTTAAAACATCCAAATTTAGCATTATCGTATACCAAGTTCGTAGGTTTAAAAATGAAGCGTTTGAAGAACAATTACGCTAATCTAATGTCTAAAGATGCAAAAACCAGATTAGTTTCTTTTCTTAAAGATTGGTCTGAGCGCGAAGGAAAAAGAGAAGGTAATAAAGTATTCATCGAAAATTATCTTACCCAAAACGACATAGCACAAATCATTTGTACATCAAGACAAACCGCAACCATTTTATTGAAAGAACTAGAGGAAAGCGGATTGATGTATTATGGTAGAAAAGAGATAATCATTGAAGATATTTCAAAACTTTAG
- a CDS encoding peroxiredoxin-like family protein: protein MKKIIILFAIVLAQFSVAQNDLPKSANDIAPLLIGEKAPNTNLTSIDGKPVSFLDVLNNNKTILVFYRGGWCPYCNKHLSALAEAEPELLKMGYKIVAVSPDSAKSLEETKSKDKVNYTLLSDSENNFSKAFGLAFEAPKNYEKYLMKGSDNVNSSIIPVPSVFILDKDGTILFEYIAPDYKHRLSNELLLSVANSLK from the coding sequence ATGAAAAAAATTATTATCCTTTTTGCCATTGTTTTAGCGCAATTTAGTGTTGCTCAAAACGATTTACCAAAATCAGCAAATGACATTGCTCCATTATTAATTGGAGAAAAAGCACCCAATACCAACTTAACTTCCATTGATGGGAAACCAGTTTCTTTTTTAGATGTTTTAAATAACAACAAAACCATTCTTGTGTTTTATCGCGGAGGTTGGTGTCCTTATTGCAACAAACATTTAAGTGCTTTGGCAGAAGCTGAGCCAGAATTGCTGAAAATGGGATATAAAATAGTAGCAGTAAGTCCCGATTCAGCAAAAAGTTTGGAAGAAACAAAATCAAAAGATAAAGTAAATTACACGTTACTTTCGGATAGCGAAAATAACTTTTCCAAAGCTTTTGGATTAGCATTTGAAGCTCCAAAAAATTATGAAAAATACCTGATGAAAGGTTCCGATAATGTGAATTCGAGCATTATTCCCGTGCCAAGCGTATTTATTTTGGACAAAGATGGAACCATTTTATTCGAATACATAGCTCCAGATTACAAACACAGATTATCAAACGAATTGTTACTATCAGTAGCCAATTCATTAAAATAA
- a CDS encoding YHS domain-containing (seleno)protein yields MKKYVILFVLGIISLNSFSQSSTKRIAEFNLENKVALQGYDPVAYFTVKKAVKGKKEIAVSYEGVTYYFSNQSNKDAFLKNPANYEPQYGGWCAYAMGDSGEKVDVDPETFKIIDGKLYVFYNAFFNNTLKSWNKNEANLKKKADNNWKKFIQ; encoded by the coding sequence ATGAAAAAATATGTAATACTATTTGTTTTAGGAATCATAAGTCTAAATTCATTTTCACAATCTTCTACAAAAAGAATAGCAGAATTTAATTTAGAGAATAAAGTAGCACTTCAAGGTTATGATCCTGTGGCATATTTTACTGTAAAAAAAGCAGTCAAAGGAAAGAAAGAAATTGCAGTTTCATATGAAGGAGTTACTTACTATTTTTCAAATCAATCTAATAAAGATGCGTTTTTAAAAAACCCCGCAAACTATGAACCACAATATGGTGGTTGGTGTGCTTATGCAATGGGAGATTCAGGTGAAAAAGTTGATGTTGACCCAGAAACATTCAAGATTATTGACGGTAAATTATATGTTTTCTACAACGCATTCTTCAATAACACTTTAAAATCTTGGAATAAAAACGAAGCCAATTTGAAGAAAAAAGCAGATAATAACTGGAAAAAGTTCATTCAATAA
- a CDS encoding DoxX family protein → MNNKIIFWIVKLVVVVILVQTLFFKFTGAEESIYIFTKLGIEPFGRIGSGIAELLASILILIPRTTLLGAIVALGTMLGAIASHLFVLGIEVQNDGGTLFFLALITAVCSCYLIFHERNKIADLLKLKI, encoded by the coding sequence ATGAATAATAAAATAATCTTTTGGATAGTAAAACTTGTAGTAGTCGTAATATTGGTGCAAACCTTATTTTTTAAATTTACAGGTGCCGAAGAAAGTATCTATATTTTTACAAAACTAGGAATAGAACCTTTCGGAAGAATTGGCTCAGGAATAGCCGAATTATTAGCTTCAATATTGATTTTAATTCCAAGAACAACATTGCTAGGAGCAATAGTAGCTTTAGGAACAATGTTAGGAGCAATAGCATCACATCTTTTTGTTTTAGGAATTGAAGTTCAAAACGATGGAGGAACTTTATTTTTTTTAGCTTTAATAACTGCAGTATGCAGTTGTTATTTAATATTTCACGAAAGAAATAAAATAGCTGATTTATTAAAATTAAAAATTTAA
- a CDS encoding DinB family protein: MLIASIQKTLNELLDLVNQLSNEIYSKPCEALSNATIGEHTRHIIEMFQCLENQYENGVVDYDKRERNFQIQTDAKFASNAIVTILNEIDKPNKELSLEQCVDGEILLIQSNYKRELLYNLEHCIHHQALIKVALLHYGITSVNENFGVARSTIEYRKQCVQ, encoded by the coding sequence ATGCTGATAGCTTCTATTCAAAAAACATTAAATGAATTGTTGGATTTAGTCAACCAACTTTCAAATGAAATTTACTCAAAACCTTGTGAAGCATTAAGCAACGCAACCATTGGCGAACACACAAGACACATTATTGAAATGTTTCAATGCTTGGAAAATCAATACGAAAATGGTGTAGTTGATTACGATAAAAGAGAAAGAAATTTTCAAATCCAAACAGATGCAAAGTTTGCATCAAATGCGATAGTAACAATTTTGAATGAAATAGATAAACCCAACAAAGAGTTAAGCTTAGAACAATGTGTTGACGGCGAAATCCTTTTGATACAAAGCAATTATAAAAGAGAACTACTTTACAATTTAGAACATTGCATTCATCATCAAGCGTTGATAAAAGTTGCGTTATTACATTATGGGATAACAAGTGTCAACGAAAATTTTGGTGTAGCTCGTTCAACCATAGAATACAGAAAACAATGTGTACAGTAA
- a CDS encoding NRDE family protein yields MCTVSFVRSNDKTIITSNRDEQVLRPSAVEPKNYLINNKNIIFPKDKKEGGTWYAIDEFSNVIVLLNGANEKHIIKESYRKSRGLIVLDLISAESPKEFWQTIDLDDIQPFTIVLFENERLYQLQWNELEKSAIELDVNQSHIWSSSTLYSKEVREKREDWFYNFLDTKPQVDENEMFNFHRYTEEKNPENGLVINRNDFLKTLSITQAIIENNKVEIYYKDLVLEKEFSTTFITV; encoded by the coding sequence ATGTGTACAGTAAGTTTTGTTCGCTCCAACGATAAAACAATAATCACATCTAATCGTGATGAGCAAGTGCTTCGGCCAAGCGCTGTTGAACCTAAGAATTATTTAATCAATAACAAAAACATCATCTTCCCAAAAGATAAAAAAGAAGGCGGAACTTGGTATGCAATTGATGAGTTTTCTAATGTTATTGTATTATTGAATGGAGCAAATGAAAAGCACATAATAAAAGAAAGCTATCGAAAAAGTCGCGGATTGATTGTTTTAGACTTAATAAGTGCAGAATCGCCAAAAGAGTTTTGGCAAACTATTGATTTAGATGACATTCAGCCGTTTACAATCGTTTTATTTGAAAACGAAAGATTATATCAATTGCAATGGAATGAATTAGAAAAATCAGCCATTGAGTTAGACGTTAATCAATCGCACATTTGGTCATCATCTACATTATATTCCAAAGAAGTCAGAGAAAAAAGAGAAGATTGGTTTTATAATTTTCTAGATACAAAGCCTCAGGTTGATGAGAATGAAATGTTTAATTTTCATCGTTACACAGAAGAAAAAAATCCTGAAAACGGTTTGGTTATAAACCGAAACGATTTTCTGAAAACACTAAGTATAACACAAGCAATTATAGAAAACAATAAAGTAGAAATTTACTATAAAGATTTGGTTTTAGAAAAAGAATTTTCAACTACTTTTATCACAGTATAA
- a CDS encoding ATP-grasp domain-containing protein, with product MNFKLFFHKLTHWEYWPFTIVYIPIYFLWAFYALSQRTIFFFNTCNPSMKNGGFIMDSKIEIYNLIPQQYYPKTSFVKESCPFEEVISTKESNNIPFPLIAKPDIGLRGSAVKKINSEDELKDYHQKANFDYIIQDVIPYENEVGIFYVRFPHQKNGKITGIVAKEYLIVEGDGFSTQEELIKQNPRYEMQLKSLQKEYGNKLQEILGKGEKRNLVPYGNHIRGAKFINASDKISVSLNKVIDDLCLQIDEFYFGRMDLMFNTWEELEQGKNFQIVELNGAASEPTHIYDPKHSIFFCWKELARHISYMYKISVQNNKRGFSYLTHKEGMNQYRQHLEQTKKIVNF from the coding sequence TTGAACTTCAAACTATTTTTTCATAAACTAACCCATTGGGAATATTGGCCGTTTACTATTGTCTATATTCCAATTTATTTTCTTTGGGCTTTTTATGCTTTGAGTCAACGAACGATTTTCTTTTTTAATACTTGCAATCCTTCTATGAAAAACGGTGGTTTTATAATGGATAGTAAAATAGAAATCTACAATCTAATTCCGCAACAATATTATCCAAAAACTTCTTTCGTTAAAGAAAGTTGTCCATTCGAAGAAGTTATTTCGACAAAAGAAAGCAACAATATTCCTTTTCCATTAATTGCAAAACCTGATATTGGACTTCGTGGTTCGGCTGTAAAAAAGATAAATTCAGAAGATGAATTGAAAGATTATCATCAAAAAGCAAACTTCGATTATATCATTCAAGATGTTATTCCTTATGAGAATGAAGTTGGGATTTTTTATGTTCGGTTTCCGCATCAAAAAAATGGAAAAATCACTGGAATTGTAGCTAAAGAATATCTTATTGTTGAAGGCGATGGATTTTCAACTCAGGAAGAATTAATTAAACAAAATCCACGCTATGAAATGCAATTAAAATCATTGCAAAAAGAATATGGAAATAAGCTTCAGGAAATTTTAGGTAAAGGAGAAAAGCGAAATTTAGTTCCATATGGCAATCATATTCGAGGTGCAAAATTTATCAATGCAAGCGATAAAATATCTGTTTCTCTGAACAAAGTTATTGATGATTTGTGTCTTCAAATTGATGAGTTTTATTTTGGTAGAATGGATTTGATGTTCAATACTTGGGAAGAACTCGAGCAAGGCAAAAATTTCCAGATAGTTGAATTAAATGGTGCAGCAAGCGAGCCAACTCATATTTACGACCCAAAGCATTCTATCTTTTTTTGCTGGAAAGAATTGGCAAGACATATTTCTTATATGTACAAAATCAGCGTTCAAAATAACAAACGAGGATTTTCATATCTTACGCATAAAGAAGGAATGAATCAATACCGACAACATTTGGAACAGACTAAAAAAATAGTAAACTTTTAA
- a CDS encoding SDR family NAD(P)-dependent oxidoreductase: MKNIIITGTSRGIGYELALQFANAGHQVLAISRKMPQDLIENQNITCLSIDLSKEEDLNEVENFLSHTWKKVDIIIHNAGSLISKPFSQLSQSDFEDVYKVNVFGVANLTRICLPFLQKGSHVVTVSSMGGIQGSMKFPGLAAYSSSKGAVITLSELLAEEYKEQGIAFNVLALGAVNTEMLQEAFPGYQAPISASEMAEYIFNFAINGNKYHNGKIIQVSSTTP, translated from the coding sequence ATGAAAAACATCATCATTACCGGAACTTCCAGAGGAATTGGTTACGAATTAGCATTACAATTTGCAAATGCTGGACATCAAGTACTTGCTATTTCTAGAAAAATGCCTCAAGATTTAATTGAAAACCAAAACATCACTTGTCTTTCAATTGACTTGTCTAAAGAAGAAGATTTAAATGAAGTTGAAAACTTTCTTTCTCATACTTGGAAAAAAGTGGATATTATCATTCACAATGCTGGAAGTTTAATTAGCAAACCTTTTTCTCAACTTTCGCAATCTGATTTTGAAGATGTATATAAAGTAAATGTTTTTGGTGTTGCCAATTTAACTCGAATTTGTTTGCCATTTCTTCAAAAAGGAAGTCACGTAGTTACCGTTAGTTCAATGGGTGGAATTCAAGGCAGCATGAAATTTCCAGGTTTAGCGGCTTATTCCTCAAGTAAAGGTGCGGTTATTACACTTTCTGAATTATTAGCAGAAGAATATAAAGAACAAGGAATAGCTTTCAACGTTTTGGCACTTGGAGCAGTAAATACAGAAATGTTGCAAGAAGCTTTTCCGGGTTATCAAGCGCCCATTTCTGCCTCAGAAATGGCAGAATATATCTTTAATTTTGCAATTAACGGAAATAAATACCACAACGGAAAAATTATTCAAGTTTCATCAACTACGCCTTAA
- a CDS encoding SprT-like domain-containing protein, producing MSEVLLKYLPEYAVEPLFELIKMNSVHLKIVNERQTRHGDYRKALNGKHEITVNANLNKYRFLITLVHEIAHLVAYEKFGRFIKPHGNEWKLTFQRLMLPFIRPEIFPHSVLPLVANHFKNPTASSDTDARLAYALKQFDERKPDVHFIHEVPSGSMFRIKNGRIFQKKGLRVKRYECLEVKTGKLYLFNANAEVEILPS from the coding sequence TTGAGTGAAGTTCTTTTAAAATATTTACCAGAGTATGCTGTTGAGCCACTTTTTGAGCTTATCAAAATGAATTCGGTTCATCTAAAAATTGTAAATGAACGACAAACTCGACATGGTGATTATCGAAAAGCTTTAAATGGGAAACACGAAATTACCGTTAATGCCAACTTGAATAAGTATCGTTTTTTGATAACATTAGTTCACGAAATTGCGCATTTGGTAGCTTATGAAAAGTTTGGACGATTTATAAAACCTCACGGGAATGAATGGAAGCTTACTTTTCAAAGATTGATGCTGCCATTTATTAGACCTGAAATTTTTCCGCATTCGGTTTTGCCATTAGTAGCCAATCATTTCAAAAATCCAACAGCAAGTAGCGATACCGATGCAAGATTAGCGTATGCATTAAAACAATTTGATGAACGAAAACCCGATGTTCATTTCATTCATGAAGTTCCAAGCGGAAGCATGTTTAGAATAAAAAACGGAAGAATTTTTCAAAAAAAAGGACTTCGAGTAAAACGTTATGAATGTTTGGAAGTAAAAACAGGAAAGCTGTATTTATTTAATGCCAACGCTGAGGTTGAAATTTTGCCAAGTTGA
- a CDS encoding mannose-1-phosphate guanylyltransferase: MNKNYYAILMAGGVGSRFWPVSTTEFPKQFHDMLGSGSTLIQKTFSRLSKLIPVENILILTNEKYNDLVLEQLPMVKQEQVLLEPAMRNTAPCILYASLKIQKQNPDAVMVVAPSDHWIEDEDAFTQNLQRCFDFCQTNDALMTLGIQPTFPNTGFGYIEFDKSDSNSIKKVNQFREKPDYETAKSFLEQGNFLWNGGIFIWSAKSIISAFEKFQPQMNALFQQGLESYNTASERQFIETNYANAENISIDYAVMEKAKNVFVLPATFDWNDLGTWGQLHEKIEKDENNNGVINAKVVMENASNNIIRSDADKLIVVDGLHDYIIVDKEGILLIYPKSKEQDIKRITKLASEL, encoded by the coding sequence ATGAATAAAAATTATTACGCAATATTGATGGCTGGTGGAGTTGGATCAAGGTTTTGGCCAGTTTCTACAACGGAATTTCCTAAACAATTTCACGATATGTTGGGTTCGGGTTCGACGTTAATTCAAAAAACGTTCAGCCGTTTGTCAAAATTAATTCCAGTCGAAAATATTTTGATTTTAACCAATGAAAAATATAATGATTTGGTTTTAGAACAATTGCCAATGGTGAAACAAGAACAAGTTTTGTTAGAGCCAGCAATGCGTAACACAGCACCATGTATTTTATATGCGTCTTTAAAAATTCAAAAGCAAAATCCAGATGCGGTTATGGTTGTAGCACCAAGCGACCATTGGATTGAAGATGAAGATGCGTTTACTCAAAATTTACAACGATGTTTTGATTTTTGCCAAACCAACGATGCTTTAATGACATTGGGTATTCAACCCACGTTTCCTAATACAGGTTTTGGATACATTGAATTTGACAAATCAGATAGTAATTCAATTAAGAAAGTAAATCAATTTAGAGAAAAACCAGATTACGAAACTGCAAAATCATTCTTAGAACAAGGGAATTTCCTTTGGAATGGTGGAATTTTTATTTGGAGTGCAAAATCGATTATTTCAGCCTTTGAAAAATTTCAACCTCAAATGAATGCTTTGTTTCAACAAGGTTTAGAAAGTTATAACACCGCTTCTGAAAGACAATTTATAGAAACTAATTATGCCAATGCTGAAAACATTTCTATTGACTATGCTGTAATGGAAAAAGCAAAGAATGTTTTTGTGCTTCCAGCTACTTTTGATTGGAACGACCTTGGAACTTGGGGTCAATTACATGAAAAAATAGAGAAAGATGAGAACAATAACGGAGTAATTAATGCCAAAGTTGTAATGGAGAATGCTTCTAACAATATCATCCGTTCAGATGCAGATAAATTAATTGTAGTTGATGGTCTTCATGACTATATAATTGTTGATAAAGAAGGGATATTATTGATTTACCCAAAAAGTAAAGAGCAAGACATTAAGCGAATTACAAAGTTGGCTAGTGAATTGTAA